A single window of Flavobacterium sp. 140616W15 DNA harbors:
- a CDS encoding 3'-5' exonuclease — protein sequence MKTTDKIIIIDLEATCWQGEVPKGQQNEIIEIGLAVLDSQTGIITKNQGILIKPQRSSVSPFCTELTTITQDLLDKNGVSLEEAIEKLTDEYQPDLYTWASYGQYDLNMLKKQCRLFGVPYPMGEEHINVKVHFAEKFGLQKPTGMNGALHLLNIPLEGTHHRGVDDAKNIAKILHWSLHN from the coding sequence ATGAAAACTACAGATAAAATTATTATCATAGATTTAGAAGCCACATGTTGGCAAGGTGAAGTCCCGAAAGGGCAGCAAAATGAAATTATTGAAATTGGATTAGCCGTCTTGGACTCCCAAACAGGAATCATTACTAAAAATCAGGGTATTTTAATAAAACCACAACGCTCCAGTGTGAGTCCGTTTTGTACAGAATTAACGACCATTACTCAGGATTTACTGGATAAAAATGGAGTAAGTTTGGAAGAAGCGATCGAAAAATTGACAGATGAGTATCAACCCGATTTATATACTTGGGCAAGTTACGGTCAGTACGACCTTAATATGCTTAAAAAACAATGTAGGTTGTTTGGTGTTCCATATCCAATGGGAGAGGAGCACATTAATGTGAAAGTTCATTTTGCAGAGAAATTCGGTTTACAAAAGCCAACGGGAATGAATGGTGCTTTGCATTTATTAAATATTCCGTTAGAAGGAACACATCACCGAGGTGTTGATGATGCAAAGAATATCGCTAAAATTTTGCATTGGTCTTTGCATAATTAA